One window of the Populus nigra chromosome 4, ddPopNigr1.1, whole genome shotgun sequence genome contains the following:
- the LOC133692666 gene encoding zinc finger protein CONSTANS-LIKE 13-like, protein MKPRQQQKRLCDYCNDTTALLYCRADSAKLCFSCDHEVHSTNQLFSKHTRSLLCDACHASPVSIFCQTEHSVFCQNCDWERHSLSSLSSTHIRRPIEGFTGCPSGNELMTILGFDDLGLKKSLFFSEESDGFMGSELDDGCSDLFLWDSPAVCIDDLIVSSDSGSNFQTLGVPPLPKNRNAACGQHKEEILCQLRELVRLKPDPYGNADIDPANILQSLDADPQPPNLNTIGDPGAFTSYEENLPDWLADYGEAANQVLFPSTLPSRNFEESCAVPDKEFNIIGSASHVHDDHAAEPQHLTIETLLALPNVVTHELNSQERDSAISRYKEKKKTRRYCKHIRYESRKVRAEGRTRIRGRFAKMDH, encoded by the exons ATGAAGCCcagacaacaacaaaaaaggctTTGTGATTACTGTAATGACACCACAGCTCTCCTATATTGCAGAGCTGACTCAGCCAAGCTTTGTTTCTCTTGTGATCATGAAGTCCACTCAACGAACCAGCTCTTCTCCAAGCACACTCGTTCACTGCTCTGTGATGCCTGTCACGCATCGCCTGTATCAATCTTCTGTCAAACAGAGCACTCTGTTTTTTGCCAAAACTGCGACTGGGAAAGACACAGTCTTTCTTCTTTGTCTTCAACACACATTCGTAGGCCGATTGAGGGTTTTACTGGGTGTCCTTCAGGGAATGAATTGATGACAATTTTGGGGTTTGACGATCTGGGTCTCAAAAAGTCTCTGTTTTTTAGTGAAGAAAGTGATGGGTTTATGGGGTCTGAACTTGATGATGGCTGTTCGGATTTGTTTCTTTGGGATAGCCCTGCTGTTTGCATTGATGATTTGATAGTTTCCAGTGATTCGGGTTCAAATTTCCAGACTTTAGGAGTCCCTCCTTTGCCTAAG AATCGTAATGCTGCTTGTGGGCAGCACAAGGAAGAAATCCTTTGTCAGCTTCGTGAACTAGTGAGATTGAAGCCTGATCCATATGGAAATGCAGACATTGACCCTGCTAATATCCTCCAATCACTGGATGCTGATCCGCAGCCACCGAATTTAAATACAATTGGTGATCCTGGAGCATTCACTTCATACGAG GAAAATCTGCCCGATTGGCTTGCTGATTATGGTGAAGCTgcaaatcaagttctttttcCTTCTACATTACCAAGTCGCAACTTTGAGGAAAGTTGTGCAGTTCCTGACAAAGAGTTCAATATTATTGGAAGTGCAAGTCACGTCCATGATGATCATGCAGCAGAGCCACAACATCTTACAATTGAAACATTACTAGCTCTCCCAAATGTTGTGACTCATGAATTAAACAGCCAGGAGAGAGATTCTGCTATTTCACGatacaaggagaagaagaaaacaaggaG GTACTGCAAACATATCAGGTATGAATCCCGCAAGGTTCGGGCAGAAGGAAGAACAAGAATTAGGGGACGTTTTGCTAAGATGGATCATTGA
- the LOC133692889 gene encoding protein TRANSPORT INHIBITOR RESPONSE 1-like, with product MPNKASTFPEEVLEHVLSFITNDKDRNAVSVVCKSWYEIERWCRKRIFVGNCYAVRPDMVIRRFPELRSVELKGKPHFADFNLVPDGWGGYFYPWIAALATAYPWLEEIRLKRMVISDESLEVIAKSFKNFKVLVLSSCEGFSTDGLSAIAADCRNLRELDLRESEVDDPSGQWLNSFPDSFTSLVSLNISCLGAELSFSALERLVGHCPDLKTLQLNHAVPVERLAKLIRQAPQLVELGTGDFSAKLQPEIFSNLAGAFSACKERLRSLSGFWDVNPAYLPAVYPVCSGLTSLNLRYANIQSADLIKLVSQCPNLHRLWVLDYIEDVGLEALAACCKDLTELRVFPSDPFAAEPNVSLTERGLVSVSEGCPKLQSVLYFCRQMTNAALVTVAKNRPSMTCFRLCIIEPQAADYQTLQPLDLGFGAIVENYKDLRRLSLSGLLTDRVFEYIGTYGKKIEMLSVAFAGDSDLGLHHVLSGCERLCKLEIRDCSFGDKALLANAAKLETMRSLWMSSCSVSFGACKLLGQKMPRLNVEVIDERGPPESRPESCPVEKLYIYRTIAGPRLDMPGFVRTMDADSVSRFS from the exons GTACGAGATAGAGCGGTGgtgtaggaagagaatattTGTTGGTAACTGTTATGCGGTGAGGCCTGATATGGTTATAAGGAGGTTTCCGGAGCTAAGATCGGTGGAGCTCAAAGGGAAGCCACACTTTGCGGACTTTAATTTGGTGCCTGACGGTTGGGGAGGTTACTTTTACCCATGGATAGCGGCGTTGGCTACCGCCTATCCTTGGTTGGAAGAGATTAGGTTGAAGAGGATGGTGATTTCCGACGAGAGTTTGGAGGTTATTGCTaagagttttaaaaattttaaggtttTGGTGCTTTCGTCTTGTGAGGGTTTCTCTACGGATGGACTTTCTGCCATTGCAGCCGATTGCAG GAATCTGAGGGAGCTGGATTTGCGAGAGAGTGAGGTGGATGATCCAAGTGGGCAGTGGTTGAACAGTTTTCCTGACTCGTTTACATCACTGGTCTCTCTTAATATCTCCTGCTTAGGGGCTGAGCTGAGTTTCTCAGCTCTGGAGCGCCTGGTTGGCCATTGTCCTGATCTGAAGACTCTTCAGCTCAACCATGCTGTGCCCGTTGAGAGGCTTGCTAAACTTATTCGCCAAGCACCACAACTGGTTGAATTGGGCACAGGTGATTTCTCGGCTAAGTTGCAGCCTGAAATCTTCTCAAACCTGGCTGGAGCTTTTTCTGCGTGTAAAGAACGTCTGAGGAGTCTATCTGGGTTTTGGGATGTAAATCCAGCTTACCTCCCAGCAGTTTATCCTGTCTGTTCTGGCTTAACATCACTGAACTTGAGATATGCCAATATACAAAGCGCTGATCTCATTAAACTTGTCAGTCAATGCCCGAATCTGCACCGTTTATGG GTGCTGGATTACATTGAAGACGTTGGACTTGAAGCTCTTGCAGCATGTTGCAAGGACCTGACAGAGTTGAGGGTGTTTCCATCTGACCCATTTGCTGCAGAACCAAATGTATCCTTGACAGAAAGGGGCCTTGTCTCTGTCTCTGAAGGCTGTCCTAAGCTTCAGTCAGTTCTGTACTTTTGCCGTCAAATGACTAATGCTGCTCTAGTTACAGTAGCAAAGAACCGTCCAAGCATGACCTGCTTCCGTCTTTGTATTATTGAACCTCAGGCTGCTGATTACCAAACACTTCAGCCTCTGGATTTGGGTTTTGGAGCCATTGTTGAAAACTACAAGGATCTCCGGCGTCTTTCCCTCTCAGGTCTACTGACTGATCGTGTATTTGAGTACATTGGAacttatggaaaaaaaatagagatgctATCTGTGGCATTTGCTGGCGATAGTGATCTGGGACTCCACCATGTGCTGTCTGGGTGTGAAAGGCTTTGCAAACTTGAAATTAGGGACTGTTCCTTTGGGGATAAGGCTCTTTTGGCCAATGCTGCAAAGCTGGAGACAATGCGATCCCTTTGGATGTCTTCTTGCTCAGTGAGTTTTGGAGCATGTAAGCTGCTAGGTCAGAAGATGCCTAGGCTCAATGTTGAAGTTATTGATGAGAGGGGACCTCCAGAATCGAGGCCGGAAAGCTGCCCTGTTGAGAAGCTTTACATATACAGAACCATTGCAGGACCTAGGCTTGACATGCCTGGATTTGTTAGGACTATGGATGCAGATTCTGTGTCAAGGTTTTCTTGA